The Candidatus Campbellbacteria bacterium genome includes a window with the following:
- a CDS encoding ROK family protein translates to MVNIVFDIGGSKMRVARVTGEETFSEPLSVATPQNPEEGVALLAELSLEVARGESIEKVAGGIAAVFNEEKTKIVNSSNLKEWVGLDVKEEFAKHSSARIITDNDSSVVGLGESIFGAGKGYKITVYMTVSTGVGGSRFIDGRLDDGKFGFEPGHQILNIETRETLEDLVSGAAFKRRFDVEPYEVTDKEVWNKAARDLAVGLHNSILHWSPEVLILGGPMIVGDPSIPIEAVKTELQNVMKIFTDVPEIKKGELQDHGGLYGGLVLMNDQD, encoded by the coding sequence ATGGTAAACATAGTTTTTGATATAGGAGGCAGTAAAATGAGAGTTGCAAGAGTTACCGGCGAAGAGACTTTTAGCGAGCCGCTTTCGGTAGCTACTCCTCAAAATCCGGAAGAAGGTGTGGCACTTCTCGCTGAGCTTTCTCTTGAAGTGGCTCGTGGCGAATCTATAGAAAAGGTAGCAGGAGGGATCGCTGCTGTTTTTAATGAAGAGAAGACTAAAATAGTTAATTCCTCAAATTTAAAAGAGTGGGTCGGTTTGGATGTAAAAGAAGAGTTTGCTAAGCATTCGAGCGCGCGAATAATTACTGACAATGACTCTTCGGTTGTTGGTCTTGGAGAGTCTATATTTGGGGCGGGTAAAGGATACAAGATCACAGTATATATGACGGTTAGTACCGGTGTCGGTGGGTCTAGATTTATTGACGGTAGACTTGATGACGGAAAATTTGGTTTTGAGCCGGGGCACCAAATATTGAATATTGAAACCCGAGAGACACTTGAAGATCTGGTTTCAGGTGCGGCATTTAAGAGACGTTTCGACGTAGAGCCGTATGAAGTTACTGATAAAGAGGTTTGGAATAAAGCCGCGCGAGATCTGGCAGTAGGTTTACACAACTCTATTTTGCACTGGTCGCCGGAGGTGTTGATACTCGGAGGTCCGATGATAGTTGGAGACCCCTCCATCCCTATAGAGGCAGTGAAGACAGAACTGCAGAATGTTATGAAAATATTTACCGATGTCCCGGAAATAAAAAAGGGTGAACTTCAAGATCACGGTGGTCTTTATGGCGGTCTAGTACTTATGAACGACCAGGATTGA